In Geminocystis sp. NIES-3708, a single window of DNA contains:
- a CDS encoding ATP-binding protein has translation MVSSLTHLHILLVEDNLADVIIIKKQFQKLHSLKIDLTHVLTCRDAIFHLKSNFFDVILLDLSLPDSHNLDTVKTIHFYSNDIPILILTGLDDEDMAISSVREGAQDYLIKGEINLDNLQRAIRYAIERKQKLKEIKILNQKLSASNRELENYAHIVSHDLKQPLQTILGSSQLVLHLEKENLKEQSLYLLNLILNSSYAMNQLINTLLSYAQIEKNKEEKEVINCIEIIDNVLDLLTQQIEESEAIIKLNIEESRSPINVTYNPIQLTQIFQNLISNGIKYIPDNCQPEITISIKKSKTELLFSVKDNGIGIKPENHQKIFKMLERIETDKKYDGIGIGLATCKKIIDHNGGKIWVESSLNNGSTFFFTIPIN, from the coding sequence ATGGTTTCTTCTTTAACTCACCTTCATATTCTCCTTGTAGAAGATAATTTAGCTGATGTTATTATTATCAAAAAACAATTTCAAAAATTACATTCTCTCAAAATAGATTTAACTCATGTTTTAACCTGTAGAGATGCCATTTTTCACCTTAAAAGTAATTTCTTTGATGTTATTTTATTGGATTTATCTTTGCCTGATAGTCATAATTTAGATACAGTAAAAACTATTCACTTTTATAGTAATGATATTCCTATACTAATTTTAACAGGTTTAGATGATGAAGATATGGCAATCTCATCTGTAAGAGAAGGTGCGCAAGATTATTTGATTAAAGGAGAGATTAATTTAGATAATTTACAAAGAGCCATACGATATGCTATTGAAAGAAAACAAAAGTTAAAAGAAATCAAAATTCTCAATCAAAAATTATCAGCATCTAATCGAGAATTAGAAAATTATGCACATATTGTTTCCCATGATTTAAAACAACCATTACAAACTATTTTAGGGAGTAGCCAATTAGTTTTACATTTAGAAAAAGAAAATTTAAAAGAACAATCATTATATCTCTTAAATTTGATTTTAAATTCTAGTTATGCAATGAATCAATTAATCAATACTTTACTATCTTATGCACAAATTGAAAAAAATAAAGAAGAAAAAGAAGTCATTAACTGTATAGAAATAATTGATAATGTTTTAGATTTATTAACACAACAAATAGAAGAATCAGAAGCAATTATTAAATTAAATATTGAAGAAAGTCGAAGTCCTATAAATGTTACTTATAATCCTATTCAATTAACACAAATATTTCAAAATTTAATCAGTAATGGAATCAAATATATTCCTGATAATTGTCAGCCAGAAATAACCATCTCAATCAAAAAATCAAAAACAGAATTACTATTTAGTGTCAAAGATAATGGTATCGGTATCAAGCCAGAAAATCATCAGAAAATATTTAAAATGTTAGAGAGAATTGAAACAGACAAAAAATATGATGGTATTGGTATTGGTTTAGCCACCTGTAAAAAAATAATAGATCATAATGGCGGTAAAATTTGGGTAGAATCATCTTTGAACAACGGTTCAACTTTTTTTTTTACTATTCCAATAAATTAA
- a CDS encoding response regulator — protein sequence MFSKPVEILLAEDSLADVVLMKKILKQTTTPKNLYVVNNGIEAMNFLHQEGEYEQKPRPDLILLDLNLPQKNGLEVLKEIKSDLKFKAIPVIILSTSENNKDIVECYNYYANSYLTKPIDLKEFYQCMEAIDNFWFKFVRYPLN from the coding sequence ATGTTTTCAAAACCAGTAGAAATTTTATTGGCAGAAGATTCTTTAGCTGATGTAGTTTTAATGAAAAAAATTCTTAAGCAAACTACAACTCCTAAAAATCTTTATGTAGTTAACAATGGCATTGAAGCGATGAATTTTCTACATCAAGAAGGAGAATATGAACAAAAACCTCGTCCTGATTTGATATTATTAGACTTGAATTTACCTCAAAAAAATGGTTTAGAAGTTTTAAAAGAAATTAAATCAGATCTTAAATTTAAAGCTATTCCCGTAATTATTTTAAGTACTTCGGAAAATAATAAAGATATTGTAGAATGTTATAACTATTATGCGAACTCTTATTTAACTAAACCGATAGATTTAAAAGAGTTTTATCAATGTATGGAAGCTATCGATAATTTTTGGTTTAAATTTGTCCGTTATCCCTTAAACTAA
- a CDS encoding ATP-binding protein — MNILLSNYYIPHGHCYLWQPSLIWVHLFSDLFIFLAYFSIPLMLIYFVHEKKDIPFNKIFILFSAFILFCGLTHLIAIITLWYPIYWLSGFIKILTAIISVLTAFELLTIIPLALVLPTPEKLAILNQNLEIKIKEKKETELQLKKLNQELEVRVKQRTSEIEIINNRLNYKIKLEKLVTYISNLFIKVDYGDINEKFNLSLKAIYDTLSIDHCFLFITDNSHQITKTQFFYGNNINMIDLKCDLCVIVKIMNKLEFLKINDLINEDEYCLSKESYINNNQIKSILAVPLIYENNCHGFLMLTSFQNIKQWQQVDLIFVKLIAEIFIKAIETYDMQKDLKTWNIELQRSNQELEQFAYVASHDLQEPLRIITSFSELFIEEYGHKINEEGKQYLQFIISASHRMKQLIKDLLALSRIQTKGKEFILLNCNQIIEEVLDIFQISMEEKKAKIIYQKLPHIMGDKFQITQLWQNLISNALKFHSNKPIIINITVESLQNEWLFCVEDNGIGIPVKFQEKIFIVFQRLYSSDQYEGTGIGLALCQKIVTRHGGKIWVQSEIEKGSKFFFTIPKYTEIH, encoded by the coding sequence ATGAATATTTTGTTATCTAATTATTATATTCCCCATGGCCATTGTTATTTGTGGCAACCGTCTTTAATCTGGGTACATTTATTCTCAGATTTATTTATTTTTTTGGCTTATTTTTCTATTCCTTTAATGTTAATTTATTTTGTTCATGAAAAGAAAGATATTCCTTTTAACAAAATTTTTATATTATTTAGTGCTTTTATTCTTTTTTGTGGTTTAACTCATCTTATAGCAATTATTACTCTATGGTATCCTATTTATTGGTTATCAGGTTTTATTAAGATTTTAACTGCAATAATTTCTGTTTTAACTGCTTTTGAATTATTAACAATTATTCCTCTAGCTTTAGTTTTACCAACTCCTGAAAAATTAGCTATTCTTAATCAAAATTTAGAGATAAAAATTAAAGAAAAAAAAGAAACAGAATTACAATTAAAAAAATTAAATCAAGAACTAGAAGTAAGGGTTAAACAAAGAACTTCAGAAATAGAAATTATTAACAATAGATTAAATTATAAAATTAAATTAGAAAAATTAGTTACTTATATTTCTAATTTATTTATTAAAGTTGATTATGGAGATATAAATGAAAAGTTTAATCTTTCTTTAAAAGCTATTTATGATACTTTATCTATCGATCATTGTTTTTTATTTATAACTGATAATAGTCATCAAATAACTAAAACTCAATTTTTTTATGGCAATAATATTAACATGATTGATTTAAAATGTGATCTTTGTGTGATTGTAAAAATAATGAATAAGTTGGAATTTTTAAAAATTAATGATCTAATTAATGAAGATGAATATTGTTTATCAAAAGAATCATATATTAACAATAATCAGATTAAATCTATTTTAGCAGTGCCTTTAATTTATGAAAATAATTGTCACGGATTTTTAATGTTAACTTCTTTTCAAAATATCAAACAATGGCAACAAGTTGACCTAATTTTTGTCAAATTAATAGCTGAAATATTTATTAAAGCGATAGAAACTTATGATATGCAAAAAGATTTAAAAACATGGAATATTGAATTACAAAGATCTAATCAAGAATTAGAACAGTTTGCTTATGTAGCGTCTCATGATCTTCAAGAACCACTAAGAATTATCACCAGTTTTTCTGAGTTATTTATAGAGGAATATGGACATAAAATTAACGAAGAAGGAAAGCAATATTTACAGTTTATTATCTCAGCTTCTCATCGAATGAAACAGCTAATTAAAGATTTATTAGCTTTATCAAGAATACAAACAAAAGGAAAAGAATTTATTTTGTTAAATTGTAACCAAATTATTGAAGAGGTATTAGATATTTTTCAGATTTCTATGGAAGAAAAAAAAGCAAAAATTATTTATCAAAAATTACCACATATTATGGGAGATAAGTTTCAAATAACTCAATTATGGCAAAATTTAATTAGTAATGCCCTAAAATTTCATAGTAATAAACCTATTATAATTAATATAACAGTAGAATCATTACAAAATGAATGGCTATTTTGTGTTGAAGATAATGGAATTGGTATCCCTGTAAAATTTCAGGAAAAAATTTTTATAGTGTTTCAACGATTATATTCCAGTGATCAATATGAAGGTACAGGTATTGGTTTAGCATTATGTCAAAAAATTGTTACTCGTCATGGCGGTAAAATTTGGGTACAATCAGAGATAGAAAAAGGCTCAAAATTTTTTTTTACAATCCCAAAATATACTGAAATTCATTAA
- a CDS encoding response regulator transcription factor produces the protein MKIILVEDDQRFGKLIKDYLITESEKIDLVNTGINIRDKLDQGSYDILILDVMLPEKNGIDICRELRATNINLPILFITALNNQIDKIKAFESGADDYLIKPFDFQELLARIKALVRREKKIKSTTNLTWQNLVMILEEKQVKYGDNYLHLTPTEYKILEIFLTTPQKVFNTDNIIDQLWDIDTIPTNNTLRTHIKSLRKKLTDVGLDKDFIETLYGMGYRLKPLNNKSDKNIIKKSSSLINYFQNNQLTKNQSDINKQEKLQLLIEQMWLENQENVSQDCQKLLDYIHSKNNLKIDDAIRTVHNFVGFLGSIGYINASNISKKIEVLLKNNYPHVKDQKNIIKITNLIHELEKELFPEGRQNYDKKDQELFNQQKVEILVIDEDQKLANQLIMFIENPQVSLSFCHSILSAQNYLNEKTYDVVILETQWKNNSDRENSILNLLGEKKKETKIIIYSKDDSLENRLYCSKYPINAFLSKNNSLEILWENIKSALIQNHSNSIVNSLYNILIIDDDVRFTSILKQKLIINQLPLNINIISESETFLDEIKKIKPQLIILDLEMPKLNGLDICKIIKKDPLLQSIPVIFLTSNLASNIINQFLEAGADDFISKSKIDLELYPRILTHLQGYKL, from the coding sequence ATGAAGATTATACTAGTGGAAGATGATCAAAGATTTGGAAAACTAATTAAAGATTATCTCATTACAGAATCAGAAAAAATTGATTTAGTCAATACAGGAATTAATATTAGAGATAAATTAGATCAAGGAAGTTATGACATTCTTATTTTAGATGTAATGTTACCCGAAAAAAACGGTATTGATATTTGTCGAGAATTAAGAGCCACAAATATTAATCTCCCAATATTATTTATTACTGCTTTAAATAATCAAATTGATAAAATTAAAGCTTTTGAATCTGGTGCTGATGATTATTTAATCAAGCCTTTTGACTTTCAAGAATTATTAGCTAGAATAAAAGCCCTTGTAAGACGAGAAAAAAAAATAAAATCAACAACAAATTTAACATGGCAAAACTTAGTCATGATTCTTGAAGAAAAACAAGTTAAATATGGAGATAATTATTTACATTTAACTCCCACAGAATATAAAATTTTAGAGATTTTTTTAACAACACCTCAAAAAGTTTTTAATACAGATAATATTATTGATCAATTGTGGGATATTGATACTATACCTACTAATAATACACTAAGAACTCATATAAAATCTCTCAGGAAAAAATTAACTGACGTAGGATTAGATAAGGATTTCATTGAAACACTTTATGGTATGGGTTATAGACTTAAACCCTTGAATAATAAGTCAGATAAAAATATCATAAAAAAATCATCTTCATTAATTAATTATTTTCAAAATAACCAACTAACTAAAAATCAATCAGATATTAATAAACAAGAAAAATTACAATTGTTAATTGAACAAATGTGGTTAGAAAATCAAGAAAACGTTAGCCAAGATTGTCAAAAGTTACTTGATTATATACACAGTAAAAATAATTTAAAAATTGATGATGCTATTCGTACAGTTCATAATTTTGTTGGTTTTCTAGGCAGTATTGGTTATATAAATGCTAGTAATATTTCTAAGAAAATTGAAGTTTTATTAAAAAATAATTATCCTCACGTTAAAGATCAAAAAAATATTATAAAAATAACAAATTTAATTCATGAGTTAGAAAAAGAATTATTCCCAGAAGGAAGACAAAATTATGACAAAAAAGATCAAGAATTATTTAATCAACAAAAAGTTGAAATATTAGTTATTGATGAAGATCAAAAATTAGCTAATCAATTAATTATGTTTATCGAAAATCCTCAAGTTTCTCTGAGTTTTTGTCATAGTATTTTATCTGCTCAAAACTATTTAAATGAGAAAACTTATGATGTAGTTATTTTAGAGACTCAATGGAAAAACAATTCTGATAGAGAAAACTCTATTTTAAATTTATTAGGGGAGAAAAAAAAAGAAACTAAAATTATTATTTATAGTAAAGATGATAGCTTAGAAAACAGATTATATTGTTCAAAATATCCTATTAATGCTTTTTTAAGTAAAAATAACTCTCTTGAAATATTATGGGAAAACATCAAAAGTGCCTTAATTCAAAATCACTCTAATTCTATAGTTAATTCCCTCTATAATATTTTGATTATCGATGATGATGTAAGATTTACTTCAATTTTAAAACAAAAATTAATTATTAATCAATTACCTCTTAATATTAATATAATTTCCGAAAGCGAAACTTTTTTAGATGAAATAAAAAAAATAAAACCACAATTAATAATTCTCGATTTAGAAATGCCAAAACTAAATGGTTTAGATATATGTAAAATTATCAAAAAAGATCCTTTATTACAATCTATTCCTGTTATTTTTTTAACCAGTAATTTAGCTTCAAATATTATTAATCAATTCCTCGAAGCTGGAGCAGATGACTTTATCAGTAAATCCAAAATTGATTTAGAATTATATCCCAGAATTTTAACTCATCTCCAAGGATATAAATTATAA
- a CDS encoding response regulator codes for MKNIKLINISKVLVIDDNKEIQKLIKISLEMMRKWEVFTANSGLEGLKIAKQLQNLDLILLDYLMPEINGGEIIIKLRKDKKVCHIPVIFLTAQSDTQFDWQGLGALGVIYKPFNPITIVDLIEKILIN; via the coding sequence ATGAAAAATATAAAATTAATTAATATTAGTAAAGTTTTAGTTATTGATGATAATAAAGAAATTCAAAAATTAATAAAAATATCTTTAGAAATGATGAGAAAATGGGAAGTTTTCACCGCTAATTCAGGATTAGAAGGACTAAAAATAGCTAAACAATTACAAAATTTAGATTTAATACTTTTAGACTATCTAATGCCTGAAATTAATGGAGGAGAAATTATTATCAAGTTGCGAAAAGATAAAAAAGTTTGTCATATTCCAGTCATATTTTTAACTGCTCAATCGGACACACAATTTGACTGGCAAGGATTAGGTGCATTAGGAGTTATTTATAAACCATTTAATCCTATTACTATCGTAGATTTAATTGAAAAAATCTTAATCAATTAG
- a CDS encoding ABC transporter permease, with translation MLAKLYPNIIENVSEWNPQLFREVKGRLTPKTITIVSLASIVGQFLLYLYFQGILPKTEGNYSRYCTAIAEPELSYSSNFRICNQDLLGNLQIIKELWWLDLFTTMSIMGVFILLVVGSYMLMADVSKENSKNTLNFIRLTPQSAFTIFGGKILGVPILVYLFGVLAMPLHLMAGIKANVSFPLIIGFYLALAVSCFFFYSACLLFSLVSSGLGNFQAWLGSMAIFFFLCTMTGAIMEANKFSSTSIDWIILFNPIIFLPYLVKSTFLSPDTIGYLSIETLNNLNWYGNFWWQNSIVSLFLIISNYAIWTFWLWQGIKRRFHNPSDTILTKYHSYLISACFIVFNVGFSLQEINSYSSPNEKLIGLQVFNFFFFSLLIIALTPHRQSLQDWSRFRHENSSHNRLIHELLLGEKSPSPLAIAVNVGIVTLYTIPTVLIFPFKDNKTSILMGLLLSATITIIYATVFQLLLMLKSQKRTLIASGVVSSLIFSPFLALIISPENHHNYPFIWLFSAFPLVATTEISIFSTMGILLAHITAIVSINYQFNKVLNKAGISETKILLETN, from the coding sequence ATGTTAGCAAAACTATATCCTAATATTATAGAGAATGTCAGTGAATGGAATCCCCAATTATTCCGAGAAGTCAAAGGTAGATTAACACCAAAAACCATTACGATTGTTTCTTTAGCTTCCATTGTCGGACAATTTTTACTATACCTATACTTTCAAGGAATATTACCTAAAACAGAAGGGAATTATAGTCGTTATTGTACCGCCATAGCCGAACCAGAATTATCCTATTCATCAAATTTTCGCATTTGTAATCAAGATTTATTAGGCAATTTACAAATCATTAAAGAATTATGGTGGTTAGATTTATTTACGACGATGAGTATCATGGGGGTTTTCATCCTTCTGGTGGTTGGTAGTTATATGCTAATGGCGGATGTCTCCAAAGAAAATAGCAAAAATACCCTTAATTTTATTCGCCTAACTCCTCAATCAGCCTTTACCATCTTTGGAGGAAAAATATTAGGAGTGCCTATTTTAGTTTATTTATTCGGTGTATTAGCAATGCCCTTACACTTAATGGCTGGAATAAAAGCTAATGTCTCTTTTCCTTTAATTATTGGTTTTTATCTTGCATTAGCCGTAAGTTGTTTCTTTTTTTATAGTGCTTGTTTACTATTTAGTTTAGTTTCTAGTGGCTTAGGAAATTTTCAAGCATGGTTAGGAAGCATGGCAATTTTCTTCTTTTTATGTACCATGACAGGAGCAATCATGGAAGCTAACAAATTTAGTAGCACTTCTATCGATTGGATTATTCTTTTCAACCCTATCATCTTCTTACCCTACTTAGTAAAATCAACATTTCTCTCTCCTGATACCATCGGTTACTTATCCATAGAAACCCTAAATAATCTTAATTGGTATGGTAATTTTTGGTGGCAAAATAGCATTGTTAGTTTATTCTTAATAATCTCCAATTACGCAATTTGGACATTTTGGTTATGGCAAGGAATCAAACGCCGTTTTCATAATCCTTCTGATACCATTCTTACAAAATATCATAGCTATTTAATTTCTGCTTGTTTTATTGTTTTCAATGTTGGATTTAGCTTACAAGAAATAAACTCTTATTCTTCCCCCAATGAAAAACTGATTGGCTTACAAGTATTTAACTTTTTTTTCTTCTCACTACTAATTATTGCTTTAACTCCTCATCGTCAAAGTTTACAAGATTGGTCACGTTTTCGTCACGAAAATTCTTCTCATAATCGTCTAATTCATGAATTACTTTTAGGAGAAAAAAGTCCTTCACCATTAGCCATTGCCGTCAATGTAGGCATCGTCACTTTATATACCATTCCCACCGTTTTAATTTTTCCTTTTAAAGATAATAAAACATCCATTTTAATGGGATTATTATTAAGTGCTACCATAACAATAATCTATGCAACAGTATTTCAATTACTATTGATGCTGAAAAGTCAAAAAAGAACTTTAATCGCCAGTGGTGTTGTTAGTAGCTTGATTTTTAGCCCATTTTTAGCCTTAATTATATCCCCTGAAAATCATCATAATTACCCTTTTATTTGGCTATTTTCAGCTTTTCCTTTAGTCGCCACCACTGAAATAAGTATTTTTTCAACGATGGGAATTTTATTAGCTCACATCACCGCAATCGTCAGTATTAACTATCAATTTAACAAAGTTTTAAACAAAGCAGGAATTTCCGAAACAAAAATTTTGTTAGAAACTAATTAG
- the pds gene encoding 15-cis-phytoene desaturase, translating to MRIAIAGAGLAGLSCAKYLADAGHTPIVLERRDVLGGKVAAWKDEDGDWYETGLHIFFGAYPNMLQLFHELGIEDRLQWKEHTMIFNQPDNPGTYSRFDFPDLPAPVNGLIAILRNNDMLTWGEKIKFGLGLLPAIVKGQEYVEDMDKYSWSEWMAKQNIPPRVEKEVFIAMSKALNFINPDEISATILLTALNRFLQEKNGSKMAFLDGSPTERLCQPIVDYVTERGGEVRLNAPLKEILLNEDGTVKGFLLRGLNGANDEIFTADAYVSAMPVDPLKVILPPIWKENRFFQKLEGLEGVPVINLHLWFDRKLTDIDHLLFSRSPLLSVYADMSNTCKEYSNPDRSMLELVLAPAQDWISKTDEEIIEATVKELRQLFPQHFTGENPTKLLKFHVVKTPRSVYKATPGRQAYRPSQKTPISNFYLAGDFTMQEYLGSMEGAVLSGKRTAEVVTKDYPVNNTIKQPALA from the coding sequence ATGCGAATAGCCATAGCAGGTGCAGGATTAGCAGGACTTTCTTGCGCCAAATATTTAGCAGACGCAGGACATACACCAATTGTCCTTGAAAGAAGAGATGTTTTAGGCGGAAAAGTTGCCGCATGGAAAGACGAAGATGGAGACTGGTATGAAACAGGACTTCATATCTTTTTTGGTGCTTATCCCAATATGTTGCAGTTATTCCACGAATTAGGTATTGAAGATCGTTTGCAGTGGAAAGAACACACGATGATTTTTAATCAACCCGATAACCCTGGTACTTATTCACGGTTCGATTTTCCTGATCTTCCTGCCCCTGTTAATGGTTTAATTGCCATTTTACGCAATAATGATATGTTAACGTGGGGTGAAAAAATTAAATTTGGTTTAGGTTTGTTACCTGCCATTGTTAAAGGTCAGGAATATGTAGAAGATATGGATAAATATTCATGGTCAGAGTGGATGGCAAAACAAAACATCCCTCCCCGTGTCGAAAAAGAAGTTTTTATTGCTATGTCTAAGGCTTTAAACTTCATTAACCCTGATGAGATTTCCGCCACTATTCTCTTAACCGCTTTAAATCGTTTCTTACAAGAGAAAAACGGATCAAAAATGGCTTTCTTAGATGGTTCACCCACAGAAAGATTATGTCAACCAATTGTGGACTATGTCACCGAAAGAGGGGGAGAAGTACGCTTAAATGCCCCTCTCAAGGAAATTTTGTTAAATGAAGACGGAACAGTAAAAGGCTTCTTATTAAGAGGTTTAAATGGTGCTAATGATGAAATTTTCACCGCCGATGCTTATGTGTCCGCTATGCCTGTTGATCCTCTAAAAGTAATATTACCCCCCATCTGGAAAGAAAATCGATTTTTCCAAAAATTAGAAGGCTTAGAAGGTGTCCCTGTCATTAATTTACATTTATGGTTTGATCGTAAACTTACGGATATTGATCATTTATTATTTTCTCGCTCTCCCTTGTTAAGTGTTTATGCTGACATGAGCAATACTTGTAAAGAATATAGTAACCCTGATCGATCAATGTTAGAGTTAGTATTAGCACCTGCTCAAGATTGGATTAGCAAAACCGACGAAGAAATCATCGAAGCCACCGTGAAAGAATTAAGACAGTTATTCCCTCAACACTTTACGGGAGAGAATCCGACTAAATTATTGAAATTTCATGTGGTGAAAACCCCAAGATCAGTATATAAAGCGACACCCGGCAGACAAGCCTATCGTCCATCTCAAAAAACTCCTATTTCTAATTTTTATTTGGCTGGAGATTTCACCATGCAAGAATATTTAGGAAGCATGGAAGGGGCTGTATTATCAGGTAAACGCACTGCCGAAGTGGTAACAAAAGATTATCCCGTCAATAATACTATTAAGCAACCAGCTTTAGCCTAG
- the crtB gene encoding 15-cis-phytoene synthase CrtB, translating to MLQLHKKLQPKQPLATPEESYEYCRQVTAKYSKTFYLGTLLMPKEKRCAIWAIYVWCRRTDELVDGPQAKLTTPETLDLWEQQLESVFAGQPIDDPDVALVDTLKRFPMDIQPFRDMIAGQRMDLYRNRYETFEDLKLYCYRVAGTVGLMSSSVLGIDESYLNAPWYNNSVYIPEKEAIALGIANQLTNILRDVGEDTGRNRIYLPLEDLARFNYTEEDLFNGVVDDRWCNLMQFQINRAKEYYESAESGIKALNPDGRWPVWSALMLYQGILDVIVKNNYDVFNRRAFVPTSHKMLYLPVAWLRAQVL from the coding sequence ATGCTGCAACTGCATAAAAAATTACAACCTAAACAACCCTTAGCCACCCCAGAAGAATCTTATGAATACTGTCGTCAAGTGACAGCAAAGTATTCTAAAACTTTCTATTTAGGCACTTTATTAATGCCGAAAGAAAAAAGATGTGCTATCTGGGCAATATATGTCTGGTGTCGCCGTACAGATGAATTAGTTGATGGTCCTCAAGCAAAATTGACTACTCCTGAAACCCTTGATTTGTGGGAACAACAGTTAGAATCAGTATTTGCAGGGCAACCTATCGATGATCCTGATGTAGCATTAGTAGATACTCTCAAACGTTTTCCTATGGATATTCAGCCCTTTAGAGATATGATAGCGGGGCAAAGAATGGATTTATATCGTAACCGTTATGAAACTTTTGAGGATTTAAAACTTTACTGTTACCGAGTTGCTGGGACAGTAGGCTTGATGTCATCTTCTGTACTGGGAATTGATGAAAGTTATTTAAACGCCCCTTGGTATAATAATTCAGTCTATATTCCTGAAAAAGAAGCCATTGCACTGGGTATTGCTAATCAATTAACCAATATTCTTCGAGATGTAGGAGAAGACACGGGCAGAAATCGCATCTATTTACCTTTAGAAGACTTAGCAAGGTTTAACTATACCGAAGAAGACTTATTTAATGGGGTAGTTGATGATCGTTGGTGTAACTTAATGCAATTCCAAATCAATCGTGCTAAGGAATATTACGAATCAGCTGAAAGTGGAATAAAAGCACTAAATCCTGATGGACGTTGGCCTGTGTGGTCGGCTTTAATGCTATATCAGGGTATTCTTGATGTTATTGTGAAAAATAACTATGACGTATTTAATCGACGTGCATTTGTACCAACTTCCCACAAAATGCTTTATTTACCCGTAGCATGGTTAAGAGCTCAAGTTTTATAA
- the nadA gene encoding quinolinate synthase NadA: MFTATISPNQSSLSNSPQDLFSAITDLKKELNAVILAHYYQEGDIQDIADYIGDSLGLSQQAASTQADVILFAGVHFMAETAKILNPHKLVLLPDLEAGCSLADSCSADQFSKFKAQYPDHIVISYINCTAEIKALSDIICTSSNAVKIVKQIPKNQPIIFAPDKNLGRYVMEQTGRDMVLWDGSCIVHETFSEKKIVQLKVQHPQAEILAHPECETHILRHADYIGSTTALLKYALDSKSSEFIIATEPGIIHQMAKDAPKKLFIPAPPENNCACNECPYMRLNTLEKVYLALKNRTPEINLSESIRVKALKPIQKMLEMS, translated from the coding sequence GTGTTTACTGCCACTATTTCCCCTAATCAATCCTCGTTAAGTAATAGTCCCCAAGATTTATTTAGTGCGATCACTGATCTTAAAAAAGAATTAAATGCGGTGATTTTAGCTCATTATTATCAAGAAGGAGACATTCAAGATATTGCAGATTATATTGGTGATTCTTTAGGACTATCTCAACAAGCGGCATCCACTCAAGCAGATGTAATCTTATTTGCGGGGGTGCATTTCATGGCAGAAACAGCAAAAATTCTTAATCCTCATAAGTTGGTTTTATTACCAGATTTGGAAGCGGGATGTTCTTTAGCTGACAGTTGTTCGGCGGACCAATTTTCTAAATTTAAAGCACAATATCCTGATCATATCGTTATTTCTTATATTAATTGTACGGCGGAAATTAAAGCTCTCAGTGATATTATTTGCACTAGCTCTAATGCCGTTAAAATTGTCAAACAAATCCCCAAAAATCAACCTATTATCTTCGCACCAGATAAAAATTTAGGACGTTATGTTATGGAACAAACGGGGCGAGACATGGTATTATGGGATGGTAGTTGTATCGTTCACGAAACTTTCTCTGAGAAGAAAATTGTTCAATTAAAAGTACAACATCCTCAAGCAGAAATTTTAGCACATCCTGAATGTGAAACTCATATCTTACGTCATGCTGACTATATTGGTTCAACTACTGCTTTATTAAAATATGCTTTAGATAGTAAATCTTCTGAATTTATTATTGCAACTGAGCCAGGTATTATTCATCAGATGGCAAAAGATGCACCTAAAAAACTATTTATTCCAGCACCCCCCGAAAATAATTGTGCTTGTAATGAATGCCCATATATGAGATTAAATACTCTCGAAAAGGTTTATTTAGCTTTAAAAAACCGAACTCCAGAAATTAATTTATCCGAATCTATAAGAGTTAAAGCCTTAAAGCCAATTCAAAAAATGCTCGAAATGTCTTAA